A single Paenibacillus sp. FSL R5-0517 DNA region contains:
- a CDS encoding DUF5808 domain-containing protein, with product MQLFSILPIILIFAPLALLLSFAPYVTRETISFGVTVSQYNYYTPVLRKLRRTFTTVSLIGNGLIILACLYVLRSANEESTAMITSVCTMIFIVYWSALHIVFHFKMKKIKETLTTVEAPQRVKIDTTFRQNKLTYSNYWFLVHIAIIVAIAIITILNYNALPNVIPMKYDLQGNVTSSVPKTYLSVLAINLVQLGIIALMMLVNWSIKTSKQQLAPSNPAQFAADHIRFRRKWSLFTIITGLLLTILFAFIQINMFVPNQVLLTAISLITSVGILLGAILLSLTGRQGGGKIRNHQEDRERSREQPVNDDDYWKLGFIYFNANDPSFTVEKRYGIGWTINFARPLSWVLVLLIIAIVVLSRVLSQ from the coding sequence ATGCAACTATTTAGTATATTGCCTATCATTTTAATCTTTGCTCCATTAGCCCTACTTTTATCCTTTGCACCTTATGTGACAAGGGAAACCATCAGCTTTGGGGTTACGGTAAGTCAATATAATTACTACACACCAGTCTTACGTAAGCTCCGGAGAACGTTTACCACAGTAAGTCTGATCGGAAACGGGCTGATTATTCTTGCCTGTCTGTATGTACTCCGATCTGCCAATGAAGAGTCTACCGCAATGATCACCAGTGTTTGCACCATGATATTCATTGTGTACTGGTCCGCACTACACATAGTATTTCATTTCAAGATGAAAAAGATAAAAGAAACACTTACAACTGTAGAAGCACCTCAAAGGGTTAAAATCGACACCACCTTCCGCCAAAATAAACTCACCTATTCCAACTATTGGTTTCTCGTTCACATAGCTATTATTGTAGCCATTGCGATCATTACAATCTTGAATTATAACGCACTGCCTAACGTCATTCCGATGAAATATGATCTTCAGGGCAATGTCACTTCCAGTGTGCCCAAAACCTATCTTTCGGTACTGGCTATTAACCTTGTACAGCTAGGTATCATTGCACTGATGATGTTGGTGAACTGGAGTATTAAAACAAGCAAACAACAGCTTGCTCCATCTAATCCTGCCCAATTTGCTGCTGATCATATCCGATTCCGCCGTAAGTGGTCTCTATTTACGATCATAACAGGCTTGCTTCTTACCATCTTATTTGCCTTCATTCAGATAAATATGTTCGTTCCTAATCAGGTCTTGTTAACAGCGATTAGTCTGATCACCTCAGTGGGGATCTTATTAGGTGCTATTTTGTTGTCTCTCACAGGCAGACAAGGCGGTGGGAAAATTAGGAATCATCAGGAAGATCGCGAACGTTCCAGGGAGCAGCCTGTGAATGACGATGATTATTGGAAGCTTGGCTTTATTTACTTCAATGCCAATGATCCTTCTTTTACCGTAGAAAAACGTTATGGCATAGGCTGGACGATTAACTTCGCTCGTCCACTATCTTGGGTCCTAGTGTTACTCATTATTGCTATTGTTGTTTTAAGCAGAGTTCTGAGCCAATAA
- a CDS encoding alpha/beta fold hydrolase encodes MTNWKKLLLSLSFVCLILPVTSISAAAEEHAGNENLVPIREIAEQNGAEVSWQQKTGQITIRKNELIIVVKVGEKQAIVNGQVVPISNPVRLTKGVTFMDEGFLNETLKTSTEDRFISLISEGNGKEAAKYVHSSVSGVLSPALLSQLWTALEGQNGKITNKAIAKHVENNTVHRNVTYTFKTELTRINITVRMNDNGLVDDLHIAAATPDVYQKPSYDDPSAYIEQDITVGQGDLALPGTLTLPKGEGPFPVVILVHGSGPSNRDAAIGGAKPFRDLAVGLASQGVAVLRYDKVTYEHTYKVASQPKFTLKQESVDQVADAVDLLKKNSNIDPTAIFVAGHSQGGFAVPLIIADDKQHDLAGSILLAAPSSSFADVLIEQQDELVDRMERLGLDTKIIKEQAAFYKNAAAIVKDPQYSIDHLPEAFPLQPAYWWFEQRDYVPAELAKTQNTPMLVIQGENDVQVSMNQFQTWKSALQGHSNVTYNSYPKVNHLLSSYDGLSIGQEYAESSNVSKAIIDDIANWVLK; translated from the coding sequence ATGACCAATTGGAAAAAGCTACTCCTGTCTCTTAGTTTCGTATGTCTCATCCTGCCCGTGACATCGATCTCAGCAGCTGCTGAAGAACACGCTGGGAATGAAAATCTGGTTCCTATTCGTGAGATTGCAGAACAGAATGGTGCAGAGGTATCTTGGCAACAAAAAACAGGACAGATCACGATACGCAAAAATGAACTTATCATTGTAGTTAAGGTAGGGGAGAAACAGGCGATAGTGAATGGGCAAGTAGTACCCATAAGCAATCCTGTTCGGTTAACGAAAGGGGTTACCTTCATGGATGAAGGATTTCTTAACGAGACTTTGAAGACATCAACTGAGGATCGGTTCATTTCACTTATAAGTGAGGGCAATGGCAAGGAAGCTGCGAAGTATGTTCATAGCTCTGTGAGTGGAGTGTTGTCTCCTGCGTTGTTGAGCCAGTTATGGACAGCATTAGAAGGACAAAATGGTAAAATCACAAATAAAGCCATAGCTAAACACGTAGAAAATAACACCGTGCATCGCAATGTCACCTACACGTTCAAGACAGAGCTTACTCGTATTAATATTACGGTCAGAATGAATGATAATGGACTTGTGGATGACTTGCATATTGCCGCCGCTACTCCAGATGTGTATCAAAAACCAAGCTACGATGACCCATCTGCGTACATAGAACAAGACATAACGGTGGGTCAGGGCGATTTAGCTTTACCAGGAACATTAACATTGCCCAAAGGAGAGGGACCTTTCCCGGTTGTCATTCTGGTACACGGTTCTGGGCCTAGCAATCGAGATGCTGCCATTGGTGGGGCGAAGCCATTCCGTGATCTTGCGGTAGGTTTAGCTTCACAAGGCGTTGCCGTATTGAGATACGATAAGGTCACGTATGAGCATACCTATAAGGTGGCTTCTCAGCCTAAATTCACGTTAAAACAAGAAAGTGTAGATCAGGTAGCCGATGCAGTAGATTTGCTTAAAAAGAATTCAAATATTGATCCTACAGCCATTTTTGTGGCTGGACATAGTCAAGGCGGGTTTGCAGTACCGTTGATTATTGCTGACGATAAGCAGCATGATCTTGCAGGAAGCATTCTGCTTGCTGCGCCAAGTAGCAGCTTTGCGGATGTGCTTATCGAGCAGCAGGACGAATTGGTAGACCGGATGGAGCGGCTAGGTTTAGACACGAAGATCATCAAAGAACAAGCTGCTTTTTATAAAAATGCTGCTGCGATCGTCAAAGATCCTCAATACTCTATAGATCATCTTCCTGAGGCATTTCCACTTCAACCTGCTTATTGGTGGTTTGAGCAGAGAGATTATGTGCCTGCGGAATTGGCTAAAACGCAAAATACTCCTATGCTTGTTATACAAGGCGAAAACGATGTGCAAGTGTCTATGAATCAGTTCCAAACCTGGAAATCGGCTCTTCAAGGTCATTCCAATGTAACGTACAATAGCTATCCAAAGGTAAATCATCTTTTATCCAGCTATGATGGACTTTCGATTGGTCAAGAGTACGCTGAGTCGTCTAATGTCTCCAAAGCCATTATCGATGATATAGCGAATTGGGTATTAAAATGA
- a CDS encoding hemolysin family protein, with product MDSERYALNLILVAFLIGLSAFFVAVEFALVRVRPSRIDQMIAEGNKRALAVKQAVANLDGYLSACQLGITITSLGLGWLGEPTVEKILHPVFESLQIPEAVSSFLSFVIAFASITYLHVVVGELAPKTIAIRKAETVALLTSTPIIWFNRIMYPFIWLLNGSANQLVKLFGIKPASEHEDAHSEEELQIIINESFENGKINQAEFGYVSRIFAFDEMLAKEIMVPRTDMVCLYVNRTNEENLEIIREEQYTRFPVVNESKDDIIGIINTKQFFLELYGNDEPVDLSSLIQPVSAVHETTPVKDLLKKMQKDGVHIAVLVDEYGGTSGIVTIEDVLEQIVGEIRDEFDADEVEDIQVINENYVIMDGKVSLSKVNDMFMSSLDADEWDTIGGWLYSHRPEMNEQEEYEFENLTFVLLEKDKNRFYKVAIVPKEPLTMSDYTDEDDKESNRVK from the coding sequence ATGGACAGTGAGAGGTATGCGTTAAATTTAATATTGGTTGCGTTTTTGATAGGACTTTCGGCGTTTTTTGTTGCAGTGGAGTTCGCTCTGGTACGGGTTCGTCCAAGCCGGATCGACCAAATGATTGCAGAAGGAAACAAGCGTGCGCTGGCTGTGAAACAAGCCGTTGCCAATCTGGATGGATATTTGTCCGCCTGCCAGCTCGGCATCACGATTACCTCTCTGGGACTGGGCTGGTTGGGTGAACCGACGGTAGAGAAGATTCTCCACCCTGTGTTCGAAAGCTTGCAAATTCCTGAGGCCGTTTCTTCATTCTTATCATTTGTTATTGCGTTTGCTTCCATCACGTATCTGCATGTTGTGGTTGGTGAACTTGCTCCAAAAACGATTGCAATCCGCAAAGCAGAAACTGTAGCCCTGCTGACGTCTACACCTATCATCTGGTTTAACCGAATTATGTATCCTTTTATCTGGCTGTTAAACGGCTCAGCGAACCAACTGGTGAAACTGTTCGGAATCAAACCTGCTTCCGAGCACGAAGATGCTCACTCTGAAGAAGAGTTGCAGATCATTATTAATGAAAGCTTCGAAAACGGTAAAATAAACCAAGCCGAGTTCGGTTATGTAAGCCGGATTTTTGCTTTTGATGAGATGTTAGCCAAAGAAATCATGGTACCCCGGACCGATATGGTCTGCCTTTATGTAAATAGAACGAATGAGGAAAACCTGGAGATTATTCGTGAAGAACAGTATACCCGTTTTCCAGTAGTTAATGAGAGCAAAGACGATATTATCGGTATCATTAATACGAAGCAATTCTTCCTGGAACTATACGGAAATGATGAGCCTGTCGATCTGTCTTCCCTGATTCAGCCTGTATCCGCTGTTCACGAAACAACTCCTGTAAAGGACTTGCTCAAGAAAATGCAGAAGGATGGCGTGCACATCGCCGTGCTGGTGGATGAATATGGAGGAACATCCGGAATTGTAACCATCGAGGATGTGCTTGAACAGATTGTCGGTGAGATCCGCGATGAGTTCGACGCAGACGAAGTGGAAGATATTCAGGTCATCAATGAGAACTATGTCATTATGGATGGCAAGGTTTCCTTATCGAAGGTGAACGACATGTTTATGTCCAGCCTGGATGCAGATGAGTGGGACACCATTGGTGGATGGCTCTACAGTCATCGTCCCGAGATGAACGAACAGGAAGAATATGAGTTCGAGAATCTTACTTTTGTTTTGCTGGAAAAAGACAAGAATCGGTTCTACAAAGTGGCCATTGTCCCCAAGGAACCATTGACGATGTCTGATTACACCGATGAAGACGACAAAGAGTCCAATCGGGTTAAATAA
- the cls gene encoding cardiolipin synthase codes for MFWLVIILVVFIFQAATILLLEFRNPAKAVAWLFILFCVPLIGFVVYYFVAQDFNKRKKLRKGGSRIFREMKETIWKQAHIIGDVEQMPGDRFSHQHRLFNLLTHLSESPITGCNHSTVLTNGEEAFAAMLREMKKAKHHLHVEFYIFRDDVISTMFQDVMIRKAQEGVKVRFICDGLGSHKMSGSFIRKLQDAGVEFHYFLPPLIATIDRRVNYRNHRKIVVVDGRVGFVGGINVGDDYLGQYPEVGFWRDTHVQIEGDAVYFLQSTFLNDWKLAAGERITEPQLAELFPPHICSGEERIQILASGPDQDWDAIQEMCFGAISVACERIYITTPYFIPDPALYEALKTAAVSGVDVRIIIPYQSDSKLVHLASLSYVEELLRAGVQFFQYRKGFVHAKVMIVDELLATVGTANMDMRSFFCNFELTAVLFESSAIQRLMNDFERDLGECSQIDGKVFQKRSRGQKGAEMLSRMLSPLL; via the coding sequence ATGTTCTGGCTGGTCATTATATTAGTCGTATTTATTTTTCAGGCAGCCACGATTCTTTTGCTGGAATTTCGGAATCCGGCTAAGGCTGTGGCTTGGCTGTTTATTTTGTTCTGCGTGCCTTTGATCGGTTTTGTAGTGTATTATTTCGTGGCGCAGGATTTTAACAAACGAAAAAAACTCCGCAAGGGTGGATCGCGAATCTTCCGTGAAATGAAGGAAACGATCTGGAAACAAGCCCACATCATCGGGGATGTCGAACAGATGCCTGGCGATCGTTTCAGCCATCAGCATCGATTGTTTAATCTGTTAACCCATCTGTCGGAGAGCCCGATCACGGGTTGTAACCACAGTACGGTACTCACCAATGGTGAAGAGGCATTTGCGGCAATGCTGAGAGAAATGAAAAAAGCAAAGCACCATCTTCATGTGGAATTTTACATTTTCCGTGATGATGTCATCAGCACCATGTTTCAGGATGTCATGATTCGTAAGGCGCAAGAGGGAGTGAAGGTTCGGTTTATCTGCGACGGTCTAGGCAGCCACAAGATGAGTGGAAGCTTTATCCGCAAACTTCAGGATGCTGGTGTGGAATTCCATTATTTTCTCCCACCGCTGATCGCTACGATTGACCGCAGAGTGAACTACCGGAACCACCGCAAAATTGTTGTTGTGGATGGACGGGTTGGCTTTGTGGGCGGTATTAACGTAGGTGATGATTATCTTGGACAATATCCAGAGGTAGGTTTCTGGCGGGATACACATGTGCAGATTGAGGGAGACGCTGTATACTTTCTGCAAAGTACGTTCCTTAATGACTGGAAACTGGCTGCTGGTGAGCGAATTACCGAACCCCAGCTTGCAGAATTATTTCCTCCGCATATCTGTAGCGGGGAAGAGCGAATTCAGATATTGGCTAGCGGACCGGATCAGGACTGGGATGCGATTCAGGAGATGTGTTTTGGGGCCATTTCGGTAGCTTGTGAACGGATCTACATTACCACACCTTATTTTATACCTGATCCCGCATTATATGAGGCGCTCAAAACAGCTGCAGTCAGTGGCGTCGATGTGAGAATTATCATTCCGTATCAATCCGATTCAAAACTCGTACACCTGGCGTCACTTTCTTATGTGGAGGAACTGTTGCGAGCAGGTGTGCAGTTTTTCCAATATCGCAAAGGTTTTGTACATGCCAAAGTGATGATTGTAGATGAGTTGCTCGCTACAGTCGGAACAGCCAACATGGATATGCGCAGTTTTTTCTGCAATTTCGAGTTGACGGCGGTCCTGTTCGAATCCTCTGCGATTCAGCGTTTGATGAATGACTTTGAACGTGATCTCGGGGAATGCAGTCAGATCGATGGGAAGGTATTTCAGAAGCGTTCACGGGGACAAAAAGGCGCAGAAATGCTTTCTCGGATGCTTTCTCCGCTTCTTTAG
- a CDS encoding YitT family protein yields MSNVTVKELTAKQADRGVKSSVFTLKLLQRIVMILIGAALMAVSLEVFLVPNGVIDGGITGISIMVSELTHLPLGVFLTLLNLPFLILGYKQIGKTFALSTLLGIVVMSIGTSLLHHVPALTPGEPLLGAVFGGLILGVGVGLVIRSGGSLDGTEIVAILLSEKSPLSVGQIVLFINVFIFAGAGFVFGWPNALYSMIAYYIAMKMIDIVNEGLDQSKSVWIISEKYRDIGSALTDRLGRGVTFLDGEGGFSGDEKKIIFVVITRLEEAKLKSIVEDWDPQAFVAIGNIHDVKGGRFKKKGIH; encoded by the coding sequence ATGTCCAATGTAACGGTGAAAGAACTAACAGCCAAGCAAGCTGACCGCGGGGTCAAAAGCTCGGTGTTTACTTTAAAGCTGCTGCAACGTATTGTGATGATTCTGATCGGTGCTGCACTAATGGCTGTATCGCTTGAAGTATTTCTCGTACCGAATGGTGTTATTGATGGTGGGATTACGGGGATTTCAATTATGGTGTCAGAGCTTACACATCTGCCACTCGGCGTATTCCTGACCTTGCTCAACTTGCCGTTCCTGATTCTGGGTTACAAGCAGATTGGTAAAACATTTGCGTTATCCACATTGCTGGGGATCGTGGTCATGTCCATCGGGACTTCGTTATTGCACCATGTTCCTGCATTAACACCGGGTGAGCCTTTGCTGGGAGCAGTTTTTGGCGGATTGATTCTGGGTGTGGGTGTTGGACTCGTTATTCGGTCTGGCGGTTCACTGGACGGTACGGAGATTGTGGCTATCCTGCTTAGTGAGAAGTCACCGTTGTCTGTAGGACAGATTGTATTGTTCATTAACGTATTTATTTTCGCAGGTGCAGGATTTGTATTCGGTTGGCCGAATGCCCTGTATTCCATGATTGCATATTATATTGCGATGAAGATGATTGATATCGTGAATGAGGGACTGGATCAGTCCAAATCGGTATGGATCATTAGTGAGAAGTATCGTGATATCGGTTCAGCCCTGACAGACCGTCTTGGTCGTGGTGTAACTTTCCTGGATGGCGAGGGTGGATTCAGCGGGGACGAGAAAAAGATCATCTTTGTTGTCATTACCCGCTTGGAAGAAGCCAAACTCAAGTCCATCGTTGAAGATTGGGACCCGCAAGCTTTTGTGGCGATCGGTAACATTCACGACGTGAAGGGCGGACGTTTCAAGAAAAAAGGTATCCATTAG
- the ligD gene encoding non-homologous end-joining DNA ligase, which translates to MAPKIQGTIIIEGTELTVTNPDKLLWPEAGVTKAIYLQKLAALAPYLLTYTSNRLLTTIRYPHGAGGTFFYQKNAPEPVPYYVRTEVHDGIRYVVMNGLPELLWLGNLAALEFHPSLHAVGSLLPCEWMIDLDPSQEHEPRIMQAALIVGETLTSLGLRSIPKTSGATGVQIIVPIVQGVTFDELRDIGYFVGKYVTQKHPDLFTLERLKKDRGDRIYFDYLQHYGGKTLAAPYTPRAKSGATVSTPLTWDEVRNNVSIQDYHLMNIVERLNDIGDLIAAVEPQPVELILKHLKKK; encoded by the coding sequence GTGGCCCCTAAGATTCAAGGAACCATCATAATAGAAGGCACAGAGCTAACCGTTACGAACCCGGACAAGCTGTTATGGCCGGAAGCAGGTGTCACCAAAGCAATCTATCTGCAAAAGCTGGCAGCTTTAGCTCCATACCTGCTCACATATACAAGCAATCGACTATTAACCACCATAAGATACCCCCATGGGGCGGGAGGGACATTTTTCTACCAAAAGAATGCCCCCGAACCCGTCCCGTATTATGTTCGGACTGAAGTACACGATGGCATCCGTTATGTGGTAATGAATGGACTGCCTGAATTATTGTGGCTCGGCAATCTGGCTGCACTTGAATTCCATCCTTCTCTTCATGCTGTCGGAAGCCTGCTGCCCTGTGAATGGATGATTGATCTGGACCCCTCTCAGGAACATGAGCCACGGATCATGCAGGCTGCACTCATCGTTGGAGAAACCTTGACTTCCCTTGGTCTGAGGTCCATTCCCAAAACTTCAGGGGCAACCGGAGTTCAGATTATCGTTCCTATTGTGCAAGGTGTTACCTTTGATGAATTGCGGGATATCGGTTATTTTGTTGGCAAATATGTCACGCAGAAGCACCCCGATCTGTTCACACTGGAACGACTCAAAAAGGATCGTGGAGACCGCATATATTTTGACTACCTCCAGCATTATGGTGGCAAGACCCTTGCGGCCCCCTATACACCTCGTGCCAAATCAGGAGCCACCGTATCTACGCCACTTACCTGGGATGAGGTTCGAAACAACGTCTCCATCCAGGATTACCATCTGATGAACATTGTGGAACGCCTGAATGATATCGGAGATTTGATCGCAGCCGTCGAGCCGCAACCGGTTGAACTCATTCTCAAGCATTTGAAGAAAAAATAG
- a CDS encoding DNA ligase: MFKPLIPFEPISRDTLPTGPQWIAQIKWDGVRMLAYEDGHELRLVNRRLHDRTAQYPELVTPRNLCSGASYILDGEVIALDPDTGKPSFYHVLRRDRMSRPEGIAQAIHQIPVTYMVFDILFYEGQWVTDQPLADRQRLLHEVLKSAPHVQEVTNTLDAASLLTVMRQHQMEGIVCKDLTSTYGIQGKDQRWQKVKIMHDVYAMIGGVTYRSGIVNAVAVGVYDGPNFVYIGHVGTGKLNSNTWRELTHQVEPLIRQDRPFHNVPERSAETTWVEPRIGVKVQYMELTHHRTLRHPSIQTFAEVTREDCLANQLLQ, translated from the coding sequence ATGTTCAAACCGCTGATTCCGTTCGAACCCATCTCCAGGGATACCTTGCCCACAGGACCTCAATGGATTGCACAAATCAAGTGGGATGGAGTCCGTATGCTTGCTTATGAGGACGGGCATGAGCTTCGCCTGGTGAATCGCAGGTTACATGATCGAACCGCACAGTATCCCGAGTTGGTCACACCACGTAATTTATGTTCAGGAGCATCCTATATCTTGGATGGAGAAGTAATTGCACTGGACCCGGACACCGGCAAACCTTCGTTTTATCACGTTCTGCGGCGGGATCGCATGAGCAGACCGGAAGGCATCGCCCAAGCCATACATCAGATTCCGGTCACGTATATGGTATTTGATATCCTGTTCTATGAGGGACAATGGGTGACGGATCAGCCTTTGGCAGATCGACAGCGCCTGTTGCACGAGGTTCTTAAGAGCGCTCCCCATGTTCAGGAGGTCACCAATACACTTGATGCCGCATCCCTGCTTACGGTCATGAGACAGCATCAGATGGAAGGCATCGTCTGCAAGGATCTCACCAGCACTTATGGCATACAGGGTAAGGATCAGCGCTGGCAGAAGGTCAAAATCATGCATGATGTATATGCCATGATCGGTGGAGTCACGTACCGAAGCGGTATTGTTAACGCCGTCGCGGTTGGCGTATATGATGGGCCTAACTTTGTCTATATTGGTCATGTCGGGACTGGCAAGCTGAACTCCAATACTTGGCGTGAACTTACCCATCAGGTTGAGCCTCTGATTAGGCAGGACCGACCGTTCCATAATGTACCCGAACGCAGTGCGGAAACCACCTGGGTAGAACCACGAATAGGTGTCAAAGTGCAATATATGGAACTGACGCATCATCGCACACTACGCCATCCCAGTATTCAGACCTTCGCAGAGGTAACCCGTGAGGATTGCCTGGCGAATCAGCTTCTTCAATGA
- a CDS encoding endospore germination permease gives MIEKGRLTVRQLASLMFLCTIGEQILVFPSMITSYAHQDAWLSALLGVAGGLGILFIMLVAYRTHPRLNLIQNALRTLGPWIGTLFGSFYIFYFLISTSTFIREIGDFMSTQILPESPLMILHLVFMCALVWGLFSGLESIGKTAEVFLPLIVLFLLFLTVFLIPHIRIANIQPVLAQGFLDPFKGFVAVLTYPYCELCIFMMLFPYTKDEPHLQKDILFAGMIGGLLLTLTLSMCLFVMGPWMTQHHWFASFNLSQKINIGNFMQRVEAFITSVWIIAVFFKAALFFYGFILGVAHLFHLSSHRSLILPGSMLILAMSILIAPNETFYLKVIIPYWIDWDLTCGIALPLLLILVHHMKSRFQKI, from the coding sequence ATGATCGAAAAGGGACGTTTGACTGTTAGACAGCTCGCTTCACTTATGTTCCTGTGCACCATCGGGGAGCAAATTCTCGTCTTCCCTTCCATGATCACATCCTATGCTCATCAGGATGCCTGGTTATCAGCCTTGTTGGGAGTCGCAGGGGGCCTTGGAATACTCTTCATTATGCTTGTTGCCTACAGAACGCATCCCCGGCTGAATCTGATTCAAAATGCCCTTCGAACATTGGGACCCTGGATCGGGACATTGTTTGGTTCTTTTTATATTTTTTATTTCCTAATCAGCACCTCAACGTTCATTAGGGAGATTGGCGATTTTATGTCTACCCAGATCTTGCCGGAATCTCCATTAATGATCCTTCATTTGGTTTTTATGTGTGCACTTGTCTGGGGGCTTTTTTCCGGTCTGGAGAGCATTGGTAAGACTGCTGAGGTCTTTCTTCCTCTGATCGTATTGTTTCTGCTTTTTCTGACGGTATTTCTAATCCCCCATATACGTATAGCTAACATCCAACCTGTGCTTGCACAAGGCTTTCTTGATCCATTCAAAGGTTTTGTTGCTGTACTCACCTATCCTTACTGCGAGTTGTGCATCTTCATGATGCTCTTTCCCTACACGAAAGATGAGCCCCATCTGCAAAAGGACATTCTGTTCGCTGGCATGATTGGTGGATTGTTACTCACATTGACGCTAAGCATGTGTCTGTTCGTTATGGGACCATGGATGACGCAGCATCACTGGTTCGCTTCATTCAACCTTTCACAGAAGATCAATATCGGAAACTTTATGCAACGCGTCGAAGCCTTCATAACATCGGTCTGGATTATTGCTGTTTTTTTCAAAGCCGCTCTGTTCTTCTACGGTTTTATCCTGGGCGTCGCTCACCTGTTTCACTTGTCCAGTCACCGTTCTCTGATCCTGCCGGGTTCCATGCTTATTCTCGCCATGTCTATTCTAATCGCTCCGAACGAGACCTTTTATCTCAAGGTCATCATTCCCTATTGGATTGATTGGGATCTGACCTGTGGTATTGCACTTCCGTTACTGCTCATTCTGGTGCATCATATGAAGTCCCGCTTCCAAAAAATATAA
- a CDS encoding VOC family protein, which produces MNTPYQIPATTHLGEVSLRIMNLDRSIKFYTDVVGLKLLERSDKVATLTADGVQSLLRLEELTDGITLPERSHAGLYHFAILLPDRKSLGLALRNLAASGIDIGQGDHLVSEAFYISDPDQNGIEIYADRARDTWKRDSDNNYVMASDPVDVESLFAISENEPWQGLPAGTVIGHVHLHVRSLEEARNFYTGILGFDIVGNFANMSALFVSAGGYHHHLGLNIWAGVNAPVNPDNATGIDYFTIVYATKEQLEQALEQLRQSGAVVTPVEDTWFTVDPQNIRIRLTTAN; this is translated from the coding sequence ATGAATACGCCGTATCAAATCCCTGCCACAACCCATCTGGGTGAAGTGAGTCTCCGAATTATGAACCTGGACCGTTCGATTAAGTTCTATACCGATGTAGTTGGATTGAAATTACTGGAGCGGAGTGACAAAGTGGCTACGTTGACAGCCGACGGTGTACAGTCCCTGCTGCGATTGGAAGAGCTCACGGATGGCATTACCCTGCCGGAACGCTCACACGCTGGCTTGTACCATTTCGCCATTCTGCTGCCTGACCGTAAGTCCCTGGGTCTCGCTCTTCGTAATCTGGCTGCATCCGGTATCGATATCGGTCAAGGCGATCACTTGGTCAGTGAAGCCTTCTATATCTCCGATCCTGATCAGAACGGAATTGAGATCTATGCTGACCGTGCACGTGATACCTGGAAACGGGATAGCGACAATAACTACGTGATGGCAAGTGATCCGGTTGATGTGGAAAGCCTGTTTGCCATATCGGAGAATGAACCTTGGCAAGGTCTGCCTGCTGGCACAGTTATCGGTCACGTTCATTTACACGTCCGCAGCCTGGAAGAAGCCCGCAACTTCTACACCGGCATACTCGGTTTTGATATCGTGGGTAACTTCGCCAACATGTCAGCACTATTTGTATCCGCAGGCGGCTATCATCATCATCTGGGACTCAATATCTGGGCAGGAGTGAATGCACCTGTCAATCCAGATAACGCTACAGGAATTGATTACTTCACCATTGTGTACGCCACCAAGGAACAATTGGAACAGGCACTTGAACAATTACGTCAATCCGGTGCAGTCGTTACACCAGTAGAGGACACTTGGTTTACGGTAGACCCACAGAATATTCGTATACGTCTGACAACTGCGAACTGA